The following DNA comes from Nocardioides sp. JQ2195.
CGTAGCCGTGGAAGCGCAGGTGCAGCTCGACCAGCTTGGAGACCGCTTCGACCTCGTCGTTGGAGAAGCGCAGGGCCTTCATCCGCTTCCTGGTGATCTTGGCGCCGACCACGTCGTGGTGGTGGAACGTGACCACCCCGCCGGCCTCGAAGCGACGCGTCCGCGGCTTGCCGACGTCGTGCATCAGCGCCGCGAACCGTGAGATGAAGTCGGGTCCGCCGAGCCGGGACTCCTGGTCGATCGACTGCTCGAGCACGATCAGCGTGTGCTCGTAGACGTCCTTGTGGCGGTGGTGCTCGTCGCGCTCGAGGGCCAGGGCCGGCAGCTCCGGGAGGACGTACGACGCCAACCCGGTCTCGACCAGCAGCAGCAGCCCCCGCCGTGGGAACGGAGCGCAGATCAGCTTGACCAGCTCGTCGCGCACCCGCTCGGCGGAGATGATCTCGATCCGGCCGGCCATCTCCGTCATCGCGGCGACCACCTCCGGCGCCACGTCGAAGCCGAGCTGCGCCGCGAAGCGAGCCGCCCGCAACATCCGCAGCGGGTCGTCGGAGAAGGAGTCCTCCGGGCGACCCGGGGTGCGCAGCACGCGGGAGGCCAGGTCGACGATGCCCCCGAAGGGATCCTCGAACCCACGGTCGGGCACGGTCAGCGCCATCGAGTTGACGGTGAAGTCACGCCGGCCGAGGTCACCGGCCAAGGAGTCGCCGTAGGCCACCTCCGGCTTGCGGGAGCCGGCGTCGTACGCCTCCGAGCGGTAGGTGGTGATCTCCACCTGCCACTCGCCCTTGCGGCAGCCGATGGTCCCGAAGCTGCGGCCCATGTCCCAGATCGCGTCGGCCCAGCCCTTCAGCAGCTTCTCGGTCACGTCGGGGTGGGCCGAGGTGGTGAAGTCGAGGTCGTTCTGCAACCGGCCCAGCATCGCGTCGCGGACCGGGCCACCGACCAGCGCCAGCTGGTGTCCGGCCCCGGTGAAACGGGCGCCCAGCTCGTCGATGATCGGCGCGATCCGCTGCAGCTCCCGGGTCACGGTCTGCTGCACGTCGCTGACGAGAATCGGGGAAGGGGTGGGACTGGACACGGGAGACAGGGTAGACCTCCAGCGGGCCGATAGAGTCGGCGCCGTGATCCGACCAGTGGCAGCAGCACGCGTCCTGCCAGTGGTGATCGCGCTGACGGTGCTGGGCTCGCTCCTGGGGCCCTGGTCGGTGGCCACCGCGGCCCAGGATCCCGCGTCAGCGGGGCTGGCCTCCGCGGCGTCGGAGCGGCCACGGGCCGAGGCCGACCCGTTGACCCTGACCATCGACTCGCTGTCCCCGGCGGTGATCCCCCGCAAGGGGGCGATCACGATGACCGGCACGGTCA
Coding sequences within:
- a CDS encoding CCA tRNA nucleotidyltransferase, which codes for MLVSDVQQTVTRELQRIAPIIDELGARFTGAGHQLALVGGPVRDAMLGRLQNDLDFTTSAHPDVTEKLLKGWADAIWDMGRSFGTIGCRKGEWQVEITTYRSEAYDAGSRKPEVAYGDSLAGDLGRRDFTVNSMALTVPDRGFEDPFGGIVDLASRVLRTPGRPEDSFSDDPLRMLRAARFAAQLGFDVAPEVVAAMTEMAGRIEIISAERVRDELVKLICAPFPRRGLLLLVETGLASYVLPELPALALERDEHHRHKDVYEHTLIVLEQSIDQESRLGGPDFISRFAALMHDVGKPRTRRFEAGGVVTFHHHDVVGAKITRKRMKALRFSNDEVEAVSKLVELHLRFHGYGEGEWTDSAVRRYVRDAGDQLERLHILTRADCTTRNQRKANRLRAAYDDLEARIERLSEEEELASIRPDLDGTQIMEILGIPPGREVGEAYKFLLELRMDDGPQSEEAARDALLAWWGSRS